From Chrysemys picta bellii isolate R12L10 chromosome 1, ASM1138683v2, whole genome shotgun sequence:
ctcctccctcctctgcaaagtccagctccaagatggagttttggagtcacctgggcaagtcacatgcccctgcatgactcagtctttgcaggccgacgccattgtccacatggcatcttgcatgtctccaggaagacttctcatgtggattggagcattccaagatgcattgttccccaagtgtttcctgatcaggtacttaacctggtgaattccttcctaaagaagctgaccaaatgcctcacagagcttacttagaaatcaagcaagcatacagccagttatatcatacatacatttataaacgtccccccataaagccttatggggtacgctgtcacaccctccccctgaacttactgccagagacttggacactgtccatggcggaggcagtatacctaaagttCCTCTTTTCTGGACAGGGCATCTGCTACCCAGTTCTCCTTTCCTTTAATATGAGTAATCTCCATGTCAAACTCCTGTAGGACCAGGCTCCAGCGTAGCAGTTTGGAGTTGGTGCCCTTAGTTCGGTGGAGCCATACTAAAGGTGAATGGTCAGTTAGAATTCTGAACCTCCTATTAAAAAGGTAAGGTCTCAATTGTTTGACAGcccacacaatggcatagcattccttctcTATGACAGAGTAATTCTGTTCGGCCGGGGACAGTTTTTTGCTCAGGAAGGCAATGGGATGCTTCTTACTGTCTTCCCCTGTCTGCATCAGCACAGCACCCAACCCTGTGTCTGACGCGTCAGTGCACAACTCAAAAGGCTTTTCGAAGTCAGGGCTGGCCAGCACAGGCTTCGCAGACAGGAGTGCTTTCACCTTGTTGAAGCCCTTTTGGCATGCCTCTGACCAAATGACCTTATTAGGTTGATGCTTTTTACATAAGTCCGTGATTGGGGACACAACGTCACTGAACCCCACCACAAACCTCCTGTAATAGTTTGCCAAGCCTATGAAGGATTGGACTTGCCTTTTAGTCTGGGGTACAGGCCATTTCACGATGGCTTCCACCTTAAGAGGGTCGGGGGATATTTTACCCCCCCCTACCCAGTGCCCCAGATAAGGGACTTTGGCTGCCCCTATCTTGCACTTGGAGGGCTTCACAGTTAGCCCAGCCTCTTTGAGCTTTGATAgcacgacttccaggtgctcttTGTGGTCACCCCAGGTGTTGCTGAATACAGCAATGTCATCTATATACGCCCTAGCATAATGCTGTAAGCCATTTAACACTCTGTTGACCAATCTCTGGAAGGTGGCACCCGCATTTACCAGACCAAAAGGTAACACTGTGAATTCATAGAGCCCTATGTCCGTGATAAAAGCTGATTTTTGTTGTGCCTCTCCCTCCAGAGGGATCTGCCAGTAACCTTTGGTCAGATCAAAGGTACTAAGGTACTTGGCTTGGCTCAGCACATCCAGCATGTCATCAATTCTTGGCATGGGGTATGCATCTGTTACAGTGACAGCATTGAGTTTTCTATAGTCTACACAAAATCTAACGGTGCCATCTCTTTTGGGGACCAAGACCACAGGGGAAGCCCATGCACTGTCGGAATCCTTAATTACCCCCAAGTCCAACATGCTTTGTATCTCAGCCTGAATTTGCTCCTTCACCTTGCCGGTGGCCCTATAaggcctggaaggaggaggttgaGCCCCTTTCGTGAGGATCCTATGGGACAGCAAGTGCGTCCTCCCTGGTTTGTTGGAAAACACCTCACTGTACTTCTGCAGTGTTGACAACGCTTCCCTCCTTTCGAGTGGTGTCAGCTCACTACAGATTTCTATACTTTCAAGGGACGACCCGTCTTGGCATTCAGCCATCAGATCAGTGAgtgggtgtgcctcagtttccccttcgacACAACAGATCATGTTTACCTCGGCCACTCTGCTGTGATAGGCCTTGAGTCTGTTTACATGTACCAACTGGGGTACCGCATCATCCAGGGGCTTTTTAACTTTGTAAGTGTCCTCATTCGCCACTTCAACCACTTCAAAGGGCCCCTCCCAGGAGTTTTGCATCTTGAACTTtttggcagggccgagtaccatgACCAAATCTCCTACATCAAAAGTGCGTTTACAAGTATTTTTATCATACCACGCCTTTTGCTTGGCCTGACTGCTCTGGAGGTTGTTTTGTACAATCTCCATCATGTCTTTCAACTCCCTCCTGAACCTCTGGACATACTCAGTTACAGGTTCCTCCCTTACCGTGTTGCATCCTTCCCAGGTATCCCTGATGAGATCGAGGGGTCCTCTCACTTTCCTCCCATACAGAAGGTCAAATGGGGAAAAGCCTGTGGACtcttggggtacctccctgtaggcATACAGCAGGAACGGTAATAGTTCATCCCAACTTTGGCCCCTCTTTTTGGCATACATCCCCAGCATGgattttagggtcccattgaatcTTTCCACCAGCCCATTGGCCTGGGGGTGGTAGGGGGCCGTCTTAAGCTGTTTCACTCCACACACCTTCCATAGCTCATTGAACAACTGCGACATAAAGTTTGCCCCCCGATCAGACAAAATCTCTTTAGGGAAGCCCACTCTGCTGAATATGGTGAGCAGAGCTCTTGCCACAGTCTCAGCTTCTATGTTAGACAGTGCAATTGCCTCAGGGTACCGAGTGGCGAagtctactaccaccaagatataCTTGTTCCCTCTCCGAGTGGGGCGTGGCATAGGACCCACTATGTCTATTGCCACTCTTTGGAATGCCTCCTGGATGATGGGCAAGGGACGCAGCGGAGCCTTCTGGGGTCCCCCCGGCTTCTTCCTCTCCTGACACACCGCACAAGTCCTACAATAATCCCTCACATCGTTCTGTATCCCTGGCCAGTAGAAATTCCTCCTCAGCCTGTCATATGTCCTCTGTACCCCCAAGTGACCAGCAAAGGGACTGTCATGCGCTACCAGCACTAATTCCCCCCGGTGTTGGCTGGGTACAACCAACTGCTTATAGGGTTGACCGGGACCCTGGTTTTTACCTACAGGGGCCTGCCTGTACAGTTTCCCGTCTTCTTCAAAaaacttctcccccccctcccttcctggagtTCCCTCCGAGATACACTGTCTTATACTTTCAAGGGAGGGGTCCGCCCTTTGTCTAGCTGCAAATTCCTGACAGACAACCCTTGAGATAGCGTCCCCGTCCCTGAGCACTGactgcatctcccctgcccccacccctgggagccTGTTGTCCTCAGCCAGACAGAGGCCTGGCTCTGTCTCTCCCATATTTGGAAgtaccccgcccccctgcactgTCCTGTCACTGAGACCTTCCCCCAACTCCCCTATGGGTTCCAAggtccccgccccatccctgggGGCTCCCTCTGAGTCACCCACTACCatgttccctggggcaggaggggttggcTGTTCAGCTGCATCAGACCTACAGTCATCAGCCGGAAcagcctccccctcacagccTTTCTTCATGCTGCGAGTTACCACACTAACAGTCCTAGTTctgctgaaaaaatcatttcccagcaACATGTCCGCGGGGATGTCCTCGAGCATCCCCACCAGTAAATCCCTTTCCCTACCTTCCCATTCCACATGAACCttagccaggggcaca
This genomic window contains:
- the LOC135976591 gene encoding uncharacterized protein LOC135976591 encodes the protein MSTSDLNSSELQSGCSPARESRTMSTSDAAIKLKLARLEAKERESEHKRRLELRQLEISAMEAEHAREEAAHKRAMEVEAARAEAEAARVEAEAAREAVRAAARVEAEAAREAARAKAEAARAEAEAAAHERAMEAQREARKHELAVMESKRRNPPPAGSTSPKIHKWERLCPQYDESSDIAEYFITFERLCTLHAIPEDQKMTTLIAKLTGRALDIFNKMPIDDASNYGKFKELVLKQFQVTPETYRVKFRSLKRGSGLSNVAYANEMRDLVDKWVRGRGITSFEGMCDLVTQEHFLNMCSDEVKQYLWDKKVNAVGELAEYADSYEQAQAAIKHKPLAEGYKVGGKQNHRFTPGSGKKEPGQSPPHSPVTRPKFPTQAGDPRRCFHCNSPGHLRSSCPKLKESKPPLSHVSSVAFSPEGPEGTPTSYHTSLVDMGPGEADREHIKVVKIDGMECLGWRDTGAQFSLVRPSVVPDASVLTGQTTHIKGVGPQRFPVPLAKVHVEWEGRERDLLVGMLEDIPADMLLGNDFFSRTRTVSVVTRSMKKGCEGEAVPADDCRSDAAEQPTPPAPGNMVVGDSEGAPRDGAGTLEPIGELGEGLSDRTVQGGGVLPNMGETEPGLCLAEDNRLPGVGAGEMQSVLRDGDAISRVVCQEFAARQRADPSLESIRQCISEGTPGREGGEKFFEEDGKLYRQAPVGKNQGPGQPYKQLVVPSQHRGELVLVAHDSPFAGHLGVQRTYDRLRRNFYWPGIQNDVRDYCRTCAVCQERKKPGGPQKAPLRPLPIIQEAFQRVAIDIVGPMPRPTRRGNKYILVVVDFATRYPEAIALSNIEAETVARALLTIFSRVGFPKEILSDRGANFMSQLFNELWKVCGVKQLKTAPYHPQANGLVERFNGTLKSMLGMYAKKRGQSWDELLPFLLYAYREVPQESTGFSPFDLLYGRKVRGPLDLIRDTWEGCNTVREEPVTEYVQRFRRELKDMMEIVQNNLQSSQAKQKAWYDKNTCKRTFDVGDLVMVLGPAKKFKMQNSWEGPFEVVEVANEDTYKVKKPLDDAVPQLVHVNRLKAYHSRVAEVNMICCVEGETEAHPLTDLMAECQDGSSLESIEICSELTPLERREALSTLQKYSEVFSNKPGRTHLLSHRILTKGAQPPPSRPYRATGKVKEQIQAEIQSMLDLGVIKDSDSAWASPVVLVPKRDGTVRFCVDYRKLNAVTVTDAYPMPRIDDMLDVLSQAKYLSTFDLTKGYWQIPLEGEAQQKSAFITDIGLYEFTVLPFGLVNAGATFQRLVNRVLNGLQHYARAYIDDIAVFSNTWGDHKEHLEVVLSKLKEAGLTVKPSKCKIGAAKVPYLGHWVGGGKISPDPLKVEAIVKWPVPQTKRQVQSFIGLANYYRRFVVGFSDVVSPITDLCKKHQPNKVIWSEACQKGFNKVKALLSAKPVLASPDFEKPFELCTDASDTGLGAVLMQTGEDSKKHPIAFLSKKLSPAEQNYSVIEKECYAIVWAVKQLRPYLFNRRFRILTDHSPLVWLHRTKGTNSKLLRWSLVLQEFDMEITHIKGKENWVADALSRKEEL